A single window of Pyxidicoccus xibeiensis DNA harbors:
- the mtsD gene encoding cell-cell cohesion protein MtsD: protein MRRFVRTPLLAAGLLALGLVSCTDSLLEPRAETKTQLDDRLTLQGQVCTRPPNPSGFPVKVVVVIDESGSMCISDPPGAQLDSGFCQRAEVQAIIPPGVTEPARVRALKRLVAQFRQVNAQGGNVQLSVAPFETNVRNVWPPTTTGSRFARPDNNIDSYIDGLQSQLGKGTDYQGALSYAYSIISSDINAVAQSNPELLPRTRYVVVFLTDGTPYPRCSATDNLSVYANPDNPDLTWADSIVDFCNATSTTDAIEGFEVGTDRNQNYQLFSYVRRLMELKDQYNVGDVRMHTVLLFNQEAVRACGPICQEIYGIYPGVEQARYPEAAKKIASWLLQRFAEMGNGVYQEFNDTAEISNLGLGALDYSSFASRNVMKSLVVESLSSAPGEDGRVLDSDGDGVPDTQDNSFTLKTNTFLADSDGDCLDDGFEFRREDQGFRASNDLDARGCDPASPLTRNCVCRDTDGDGLSQYAEDYLRTRTGIVDSDGDGAPDRLEARWGLDPLEPNVAGLDTDGDGLPDDTELRSGSDPTRRDRAFYERNGYQYETTIAEVRADGSVCYDFTVSNLQLVTPPDRSGAKQGHNLYKVWFAEAPESGVSTDYGVWRTACAWAQYAPPSVRVPAGPELSLEDANFRRPDTLSNPWNNQGDCVGTPPSGGNP from the coding sequence ATGCGCCGCTTCGTTCGTACCCCGCTGCTCGCGGCGGGCCTCCTGGCCCTGGGCCTCGTCTCCTGTACCGACTCGCTGCTGGAGCCCCGGGCGGAGACGAAGACCCAGCTCGATGACCGGCTGACGCTGCAGGGGCAGGTGTGCACGCGCCCGCCCAACCCCTCCGGCTTCCCGGTGAAGGTCGTGGTCGTCATCGACGAGTCCGGCAGCATGTGCATCTCGGACCCGCCGGGCGCGCAGCTCGACAGCGGCTTCTGCCAGCGCGCCGAGGTGCAGGCCATCATCCCCCCCGGCGTCACCGAGCCCGCGCGCGTGCGCGCCCTCAAGCGCCTGGTGGCGCAGTTCCGCCAGGTCAATGCGCAGGGCGGCAACGTGCAGCTGTCCGTGGCCCCCTTCGAAACCAACGTGCGCAACGTCTGGCCGCCCACCACCACGGGCAGCCGCTTCGCCCGGCCGGACAACAACATCGACAGCTACATCGACGGCCTGCAGAGCCAGCTGGGCAAGGGCACCGACTACCAGGGCGCCCTGTCGTACGCGTACAGCATCATCTCCAGCGACATCAACGCGGTGGCGCAGTCCAACCCGGAGCTCCTGCCGCGCACACGCTACGTCGTCGTGTTCCTCACCGACGGCACGCCGTACCCGCGCTGCTCCGCCACCGACAACCTCAGCGTCTACGCCAACCCGGACAACCCGGACCTGACGTGGGCGGACTCCATCGTCGACTTCTGCAACGCCACCAGCACCACGGACGCCATCGAAGGCTTCGAGGTGGGCACGGACCGCAACCAGAACTACCAGCTGTTCAGCTACGTGCGGCGGCTGATGGAGCTGAAGGACCAGTACAACGTGGGCGACGTGCGGATGCACACGGTGCTGCTCTTCAACCAGGAGGCGGTGCGCGCCTGCGGCCCCATCTGCCAGGAGATCTACGGCATCTACCCGGGCGTGGAGCAGGCCCGCTACCCGGAGGCGGCGAAGAAGATTGCCTCCTGGCTGCTGCAGCGCTTCGCGGAGATGGGCAACGGCGTGTACCAGGAGTTCAACGACACCGCCGAAATCTCCAACCTGGGCCTGGGCGCGCTGGACTACTCCTCGTTCGCCTCGCGCAACGTGATGAAGTCGCTGGTGGTGGAGTCGCTCTCCTCCGCCCCGGGGGAGGACGGCCGGGTGCTGGACAGCGACGGCGACGGCGTACCGGACACGCAGGACAACTCCTTCACGCTGAAGACCAACACCTTCCTCGCCGACAGCGACGGGGACTGCCTGGACGACGGCTTCGAGTTCCGCCGCGAGGACCAGGGCTTCCGGGCGAGCAATGACCTGGACGCCCGCGGGTGCGACCCGGCGTCGCCGCTGACGCGCAACTGCGTGTGCCGCGACACGGACGGTGACGGCCTGTCGCAGTACGCCGAGGACTACCTGCGCACGCGCACCGGCATCGTGGACAGCGACGGCGACGGAGCGCCGGACCGGCTGGAGGCGCGCTGGGGGCTGGACCCGCTGGAGCCGAACGTGGCCGGCCTGGACACGGACGGGGACGGGCTGCCGGACGACACCGAGCTGCGCTCGGGCTCGGACCCCACCCGCAGGGACCGCGCCTTCTACGAGCGCAACGGCTACCAGTACGAGACGACCATCGCCGAGGTCCGCGCGGACGGCAGCGTCTGCTACGACTTCACCGTGTCCAACCTGCAGCTCGTCACCCCGCCGGACCGCTCGGGGGCGAAGCAGGGCCACAACCTCTACAAGGTCTGGTTCGCGGAGGCGCCGGAGAGCGGCGTGTCCACCGACTACGGCGTGTGGCGCACGGCCTGCGCCTGGGCCCAGTACGCGCCGCCCAGCGTGCGCGTCCCGGCGGGCCCGGAGCTGTCGCTGGAGGACGCCAACTTCCGCCGGCCCGACACCCTGAGCAACCCGTGGAACAACCAAGGCGACTGCGTGGGAACCCCGCCGTCGGGAGGCAACCCGTGA
- the mtsC gene encoding cell-cell cohesion MYXO-CTERM protein MtsC: MTLARIATALTLGAVFLLSPAVAQAQSNNNPNNPECLGDSCGRPQEEGGGCGCGCGCSVWVNYTDDGDTLAYTDDADGDGRADDRDNCPFVSNRDQTDDDGDAVGNACDNCSALSNFQQLDADGDGSGDDCDGDIDGDKKDNAVDNCAKVPNADQGNLDNDRDGDACDLDDDNDGVNDGPDNCPRVANPDQVMPTDGSQCRVDADGDNISDNGDNCPGLANSGQEDQDRDAQGDACDADIDDDSIFNAQDNCALVANRDQVDDDRDGSGDACDTRYCLVLDPSRPDDCLDPKAPFTVSGGGFLRAEKAGEIRPPLFANRNGAAMEYKWTVVKRPEGSDAVVENPQGAVTLSRDWQYTYVDGSVPLFKPDQDGTYELQVTARLAFADRVFPDQRVSTSSLIIQVGKGDDEGPSCSSVPAGYSVSALGVALLGLLMRRRRRQQ, translated from the coding sequence ATGACACTCGCACGCATCGCAACGGCCCTCACGCTCGGGGCAGTCTTCCTCCTGAGTCCGGCGGTGGCCCAGGCGCAGTCCAACAACAACCCCAACAACCCGGAGTGCCTCGGCGACAGCTGCGGCCGTCCCCAGGAAGAGGGTGGCGGCTGTGGCTGTGGGTGCGGCTGTTCCGTCTGGGTGAACTACACGGACGACGGCGACACGCTGGCGTACACGGACGACGCGGACGGCGACGGCCGCGCGGACGACCGCGACAACTGCCCCTTCGTCTCCAACCGTGACCAGACGGACGACGACGGCGACGCGGTGGGCAACGCCTGCGACAACTGCTCGGCGCTCTCCAACTTCCAGCAGCTCGACGCGGACGGTGACGGCAGCGGCGACGACTGCGACGGCGACATCGACGGCGACAAGAAGGACAACGCCGTCGACAACTGCGCGAAGGTGCCCAACGCGGACCAGGGCAACCTGGACAACGACAGGGACGGCGACGCCTGCGACCTGGACGACGACAACGACGGCGTCAACGACGGCCCGGACAACTGCCCGCGCGTGGCCAACCCCGACCAGGTGATGCCGACCGACGGCAGCCAGTGCCGCGTGGACGCGGACGGCGACAACATCTCCGACAACGGTGACAACTGCCCGGGCCTGGCCAACTCCGGCCAGGAGGACCAGGACCGCGACGCCCAGGGCGACGCGTGCGACGCGGACATCGACGACGACTCCATCTTCAACGCGCAGGACAACTGCGCGCTCGTCGCCAACCGCGACCAGGTGGACGATGACCGCGACGGCTCCGGCGACGCGTGCGACACGCGCTACTGCCTCGTGCTGGACCCCAGCCGCCCGGACGACTGCCTGGACCCCAAGGCGCCCTTCACCGTGAGCGGCGGCGGCTTCCTCCGCGCCGAGAAGGCCGGTGAAATCCGCCCGCCGCTGTTCGCCAACCGCAACGGCGCGGCCATGGAGTACAAGTGGACGGTGGTGAAGCGCCCCGAGGGCTCCGACGCGGTGGTGGAGAACCCGCAGGGCGCGGTGACGCTCAGCCGTGACTGGCAGTACACCTACGTCGACGGCAGCGTGCCCCTCTTCAAGCCGGACCAGGATGGCACGTACGAGCTGCAGGTGACGGCGCGTCTGGCCTTCGCCGACCGCGTCTTCCCCGACCAGCGCGTGTCCACGTCCAGCCTCATCATCCAGGTGGGCAAGGGAGACGACGAAGGCCCGAGCTGCAGCTCGGTCCCCGCCGGCTACAGCGTCTCCGCCCTGGGCGTGGCGCTGCTCGGCCTGCTGATGCGCCGCCGCCGCCGTCAGCAGTAA